In Streptomyces capitiformicae, one genomic interval encodes:
- a CDS encoding PIN domain-containing protein encodes MKKRAGDPAQPRLRVFVLDCEALSLAVRGDRKMIAWLDLAARGEAEVVTSPMTLVEAYDGRTTEQRWDWVLSRLKVAEIGKDEARQARRLLADAKLHGHKYAIDAVLAVIARRQKGQVTVFTSDVDDLERLVPESIVVRKV; translated from the coding sequence GTGAAGAAACGGGCCGGTGACCCTGCGCAGCCGCGGCTGCGCGTCTTCGTGCTCGACTGTGAGGCACTGTCCCTCGCCGTGCGCGGTGACCGGAAGATGATCGCCTGGCTGGACCTCGCAGCGCGGGGCGAGGCCGAGGTGGTGACATCTCCTATGACGCTGGTCGAGGCATACGACGGCAGGACCACCGAGCAGCGCTGGGACTGGGTCCTCTCGCGCCTCAAGGTTGCCGAGATCGGGAAGGACGAGGCACGTCAGGCCCGTCGGCTCCTGGCCGACGCGAAGCTGCACGGACACAAGTACGCCATCGACGCGGTACTGGCCGTCATCGCCCGGCGACAGAAGGGGCAGGTCACCGTCTTCACCTCGGACGTGGACGATCTGGAGCGACTGGTCCCGGAGTCGATCGTCGTCCGGAAGGTATGA
- a CDS encoding CopG family transcriptional regulator has translation MATKKVTVTIPEDLLDEIRTEAAERGLSAYVAEALRFKRDRDRLRELADWLQEEHGPVTDDEHVEALEELADLDAEHERRRATAKDNAGEAA, from the coding sequence ATGGCAACCAAGAAGGTGACGGTGACCATCCCTGAGGATCTCCTGGACGAGATCCGCACGGAGGCAGCCGAGCGGGGCCTGTCGGCGTACGTCGCCGAGGCACTGCGCTTCAAGCGCGACCGGGACCGGCTGCGGGAACTCGCGGACTGGCTGCAGGAGGAACACGGCCCCGTCACCGATGACGAACATGTGGAAGCGCTGGAGGAGCTGGCGGACCTCGACGCCGAGCACGAGCGCCGCCGCGCCACCGCCAAGGACAATGCCGGAGAGGCCGCGTGA
- a CDS encoding phosphorothioated DNA-binding restriction endonuclease has product MDWLERTAKLRQWTRSGTRAPHKPLLLLYALGRFQQGADDELRYSAVEEDLKRLLSEYGPPNKTTPAYPFHHLASDGVWEVRTDRGPGSPGSGVRELRAAGAAGRLAPDLRTALRREPSLLGRMARVLLDLNFPPSLHDELCEVVGLEPEQAETAEVSAVRRRRDPRMRELVLTAYEYRCAFCGYDGRIGAVPVGLEAAHVRWWAFGGPDDVDNGLCLCSLHHKLFDKGVLGVGDGHRILVSQRFVGHSPAAHEHVIALAGRTLVGPQPGIRSIAPTHRAWHASQVFHGDPRPATAA; this is encoded by the coding sequence CCAGAAGCGGCACTCGCGCTCCGCACAAGCCGCTGCTGCTTCTGTACGCCCTCGGCCGGTTCCAACAGGGTGCCGACGACGAGCTGCGGTACAGCGCAGTGGAAGAGGACCTGAAGCGGCTGCTGTCCGAGTACGGGCCACCCAACAAGACGACGCCCGCCTACCCGTTCCATCACCTGGCCAGTGACGGGGTGTGGGAGGTGCGTACCGATCGCGGACCGGGCAGCCCCGGTAGTGGGGTACGGGAGCTGCGGGCCGCGGGAGCGGCAGGGCGCCTGGCGCCCGACCTGCGGACGGCGCTGCGGCGTGAGCCGTCGCTGCTCGGCCGGATGGCACGGGTGCTGCTCGACCTGAACTTCCCGCCATCGCTCCACGACGAGTTGTGCGAAGTCGTCGGTCTGGAGCCGGAACAGGCGGAGACCGCCGAGGTCTCGGCCGTGCGGAGGCGCCGGGACCCACGGATGCGGGAGCTGGTGCTGACGGCTTACGAGTATCGGTGCGCCTTCTGCGGCTATGACGGCAGGATCGGCGCGGTTCCGGTCGGACTGGAGGCCGCGCACGTGCGGTGGTGGGCGTTCGGCGGCCCTGACGATGTCGACAACGGACTGTGTCTGTGCTCGCTGCACCACAAGCTCTTCGACAAGGGCGTCCTCGGTGTCGGCGACGGCCACCGCATCCTGGTCTCACAGCGGTTCGTCGGCCACAGCCCTGCCGCCCACGAACACGTCATAGCACTCGCGGGCCGTACGCTCGTCGGCCCTCAGCCGGGCATCCGCTCCATCGCGCCGACCCATCGCGCCTGGCACGCGAGCCAGGTGTTCCACGGCGACCCACGCCCCGCCACAGCCGCCTGA
- a CDS encoding mobile element transfer protein yields MAAAKRCSGQGFGVVVYTAACTAPRRGFSTDYDSRPAAERAHPPPALRARRLYHFGKDRKWHGRVTVDVRDDGKPDRRHIERKTRAEVTKAVRAMERARDAKKLRKLGRSWTVQPA; encoded by the coding sequence TCGGCGTAGTCGTGTACACCGCAGCCTGCACCGCCCCGCGCCGCGGCTTCTCCACCGACTACGACAGCCGTCCCGCCGCTGAACGGGCCCATCCTCCGCCGGCTCTCCGGGCTCGGCGGCTGTACCACTTCGGCAAGGACAGGAAGTGGCACGGTCGGGTGACGGTAGACGTCCGCGATGACGGTAAGCCCGACCGCCGTCACATCGAGCGGAAGACCAGGGCCGAGGTGACCAAGGCAGTCCGCGCGATGGAGCGGGCGAGGGATGCCAAGAAACTCCGGAAGCTGGGTAGGAGCTGGACCGTTCAGCCGGCTTGA
- a CDS encoding helicase-associated domain-containing protein, which yields MFPISKSSGSTLAAWLLSLDTARLERVLTTRADAVSPPEPRSVGELADRLQRPGAVAQVLPRLALPHLQVAEALAALAPTTRDAAAELLGAVDEERARGLDAALHTLADHALVWPDGQGLLRMVAPLRQAWDAPLGLDPPLRQLLKDTTSDELRRMLGALGIKSGGTKQQRLTDLVEHHRDSARITELVARAPVATRKLLERRARTAPGRSEFIVFGSPGIDSEPGARWALERGLLVQDRRGYGTARMPAEVALALRGPGWRAPFEPVPPDVPAMPVTPAEVDREATAAAMAFGAHAASVLTVCAASPPARLKSGGIGARELSRVGKAARCDDVVVRIVFETAYAAGLLARDGDRVTATEGYDAWAEQEPAEQFAVLLRAWRTMQLTPGQARDEDGKSLAVLAGAPPCGGCLQAREGLLTAAARLPVGHGVKSHADLGPLVAWHRPLADSLPQDATPFATVIREAELLGVLARGALSPVGTALLSTRPDDDAETLAAACRRLLPDATASARFGTDLTAVVTGTPSARLTTLLDSVADRETGGTASVWRFSSGTIRRALDAGRTPDAIEADLAAISVETLPQPLVYLIHDTARGHGRVRIAPAACVLHGEEPALLAELAAHRGLAQLGLRHLAPTVLVSRTSLDKTLAALRAAGYAPVAETADGTVRVEKAQRHRAVAPVPSPRRSGATSRRRKTDGRTDEAPAAADLRALATRLKTAPPASPQPDPYNGIPFDSDTEEIIAGYARQLSLTDVRQLAHAVSEGHPVTIEYVAASGSRTIRTLSELDLDPPHLYAWCHLRNDERVFTLSRIHGVMPR from the coding sequence GTGTTCCCCATCAGTAAGTCCAGTGGATCAACACTGGCCGCCTGGCTGCTCAGCCTTGATACAGCGCGGCTGGAGAGGGTCCTCACAACGAGGGCCGATGCCGTGTCTCCTCCGGAGCCGAGGTCGGTCGGTGAACTGGCGGACCGCCTGCAGCGGCCGGGGGCCGTGGCACAGGTACTACCCCGGCTCGCGCTCCCGCACCTGCAGGTGGCCGAGGCGCTCGCGGCGCTGGCGCCCACCACCCGCGATGCAGCGGCGGAACTGCTGGGAGCGGTGGACGAGGAGCGTGCTCGCGGGCTGGACGCGGCCCTTCACACGCTGGCCGATCACGCGCTGGTCTGGCCGGATGGTCAGGGACTGCTGCGCATGGTGGCGCCGCTGCGGCAGGCTTGGGACGCTCCGTTGGGACTGGACCCACCACTGCGTCAACTGCTGAAGGACACCACCTCCGACGAACTGCGCCGCATGCTGGGGGCATTGGGGATCAAGTCCGGTGGCACCAAGCAGCAGCGGCTGACGGACCTGGTGGAACACCACAGAGACAGCGCGCGGATCACCGAACTCGTGGCACGGGCTCCGGTGGCCACCCGCAAGCTGCTTGAGCGCCGGGCGAGGACCGCGCCGGGGCGGTCGGAGTTCATTGTGTTCGGGTCTCCGGGGATCGACTCGGAGCCGGGTGCGCGATGGGCGCTGGAGCGGGGACTTCTGGTTCAGGACCGTCGCGGGTACGGAACGGCGCGCATGCCGGCCGAGGTGGCGCTCGCTCTGCGCGGGCCCGGCTGGCGCGCTCCGTTCGAGCCCGTCCCGCCCGACGTGCCCGCCATGCCCGTCACCCCGGCCGAGGTGGACCGCGAGGCGACGGCCGCGGCCATGGCGTTCGGCGCTCATGCCGCCTCGGTTCTCACGGTGTGCGCCGCCTCACCGCCGGCCCGGCTGAAGAGCGGCGGGATCGGAGCACGAGAACTCTCCCGGGTCGGCAAGGCGGCACGCTGTGACGACGTCGTAGTGCGCATTGTGTTCGAAACGGCCTACGCCGCCGGGCTGTTGGCCCGGGACGGCGACAGGGTCACGGCGACGGAAGGCTACGACGCCTGGGCGGAACAGGAACCGGCTGAACAGTTCGCGGTGCTTCTCCGGGCGTGGCGGACAATGCAGCTCACCCCCGGTCAGGCCCGCGACGAGGACGGCAAGTCCCTGGCCGTGCTTGCCGGAGCACCTCCTTGTGGCGGCTGTCTGCAGGCCCGGGAGGGTCTCCTCACCGCCGCGGCACGGCTCCCAGTGGGGCACGGCGTGAAGAGTCACGCGGACCTGGGCCCGCTTGTCGCCTGGCACCGTCCACTCGCCGACTCGCTGCCCCAGGACGCCACGCCGTTCGCCACCGTGATCCGCGAGGCGGAACTGCTCGGCGTTCTCGCCCGGGGCGCTCTGTCCCCCGTCGGGACCGCCCTGTTGTCCACCCGGCCGGACGATGACGCCGAGACACTGGCCGCCGCCTGCCGACGGCTGCTTCCCGACGCCACCGCGTCCGCCCGCTTCGGCACCGACCTCACGGCCGTCGTCACCGGCACGCCGTCCGCCCGCCTCACCACGCTGCTGGATTCGGTCGCCGACCGCGAAACCGGCGGCACGGCATCGGTGTGGCGGTTCAGCTCCGGCACCATCCGCCGGGCCCTGGACGCCGGCCGCACCCCCGATGCCATCGAAGCCGACCTGGCCGCCATCTCCGTAGAGACTCTCCCCCAGCCGCTGGTCTACTTGATCCACGACACCGCGCGCGGTCACGGCCGGGTGCGCATCGCCCCCGCGGCCTGCGTGCTCCACGGCGAAGAGCCCGCACTCCTGGCCGAGCTGGCCGCCCACCGAGGGCTAGCCCAACTCGGCCTGCGGCACCTGGCGCCGACTGTACTGGTGAGCCGGACCTCGCTCGACAAAACCCTCGCAGCGCTCCGGGCCGCGGGCTATGCCCCAGTCGCCGAAACCGCCGACGGGACGGTACGAGTCGAGAAGGCTCAGCGCCACCGTGCCGTCGCACCGGTCCCGTCCCCGCGCCGGTCCGGCGCCACCTCCCGCCGCCGGAAGACCGACGGCCGGACGGATGAGGCTCCGGCGGCGGCCGACCTGCGTGCCCTGGCCACTCGGTTGAAGACCGCGCCACCGGCCTCCCCGCAGCCCGACCCGTACAACGGCATCCCCTTCGACAGCGACACCGAGGAAATCATCGCCGGGTACGCCCGTCAGCTATCCCTCACCGACGTTCGTCAGCTGGCCCATGCCGTAAGCGAAGGCCACCCGGTCACCATTGAATACGTCGCCGCCTCGGGCAGCCGCACTATCCGGACCCTCAGCGAGCTCGATCTCGACCCGCCCCACCTGTACGCCTGGTGCCATCTGCGGAACGACGAGCGTGTTTTCACCCTCTCCCGCATTCACGGCGTCATGCCCAGGTAG